In one window of Lacticaseibacillus casei DSM 20011 = JCM 1134 = ATCC 393 DNA:
- a CDS encoding PucR family transcriptional regulator has protein sequence MKLKTFLHRLETTMPIIVNNIAANPEVTNMYLDPIPVSQGAPDVIHVTVSPQNKIQMAIYLDGNIKPVTCAQLPNASAEQLTQLFDRASSLLAPTAELQDQLTQLAIKAITADFKTIFEQSARALNNPLVIVNLLGQVVLKAVPNPANRQQLTTVLNASQLSLPLKHLHVVSNSSQIIMPTSNGLHLPLLFMPLAYHNDALGYLIMPALTTAINAIQIAKVNGQIKVIISSLVKNRVMPTAASKRDYLLTMLLTEQQTTTFAAQFARENATLPASMVLIKAEPQAGQSLASLKERLKYLLTPLFSQVLITIYHHHCLVLISIDLPTYNSYPFKAKLIDVANRADCRLIVSNQYARPEDTIAAYAVFRRTAKLKLPPDPVTFCEDAFFDLLLGQVDHVEILPFFINPAVKTLMAYDADNKTELVRTLDAYLEYGENLTHTAKHLYIHFNTLRYRLNHISELTGLNLKDAETCFKLGASFKVRCYLEHRQLLTHHPK, from the coding sequence ATGAAACTAAAAACTTTTTTGCATCGGCTTGAAACGACGATGCCCATTATCGTTAATAATATTGCGGCGAACCCTGAAGTAACCAACATGTATCTCGATCCGATACCCGTTAGTCAAGGCGCGCCCGACGTTATTCACGTAACTGTTTCACCGCAAAACAAAATACAAATGGCCATCTATCTTGATGGCAACATCAAGCCAGTCACTTGTGCGCAGTTGCCAAATGCCTCTGCGGAGCAGCTGACACAACTCTTTGATCGCGCCAGCAGTTTATTAGCACCAACAGCCGAATTGCAAGATCAACTAACTCAGTTGGCAATTAAAGCGATCACCGCCGATTTTAAAACGATTTTTGAACAAAGTGCCCGTGCACTAAATAATCCGTTAGTCATCGTTAACCTTCTAGGCCAAGTCGTTTTAAAAGCAGTGCCCAACCCTGCTAATCGGCAGCAACTTACAACAGTCTTGAACGCCAGCCAGTTGTCTCTACCGCTCAAGCATCTTCATGTTGTCTCAAACAGTTCCCAGATCATAATGCCCACCAGCAATGGCCTTCATCTTCCTTTGCTCTTTATGCCACTCGCATATCATAATGACGCGCTCGGGTATCTGATCATGCCAGCGCTAACGACAGCTATCAATGCCATCCAGATTGCAAAAGTAAACGGCCAAATAAAAGTCATTATCAGCTCGCTGGTCAAAAATAGGGTCATGCCAACTGCAGCTTCCAAACGTGATTACTTGCTGACTATGTTGTTAACTGAGCAGCAAACCACAACATTTGCCGCTCAATTTGCGCGCGAAAATGCAACACTGCCTGCGAGTATGGTCTTAATCAAAGCTGAACCGCAAGCCGGTCAGTCCCTGGCAAGTTTGAAAGAACGGCTAAAGTATCTCCTAACACCGCTCTTCAGCCAAGTGCTCATCACTATCTACCACCATCACTGTTTAGTGCTTATTTCAATCGATTTACCAACTTATAATAGCTACCCATTCAAAGCCAAGTTAATCGATGTTGCCAATCGCGCAGACTGCCGCCTAATTGTTTCGAATCAATATGCACGTCCAGAAGATACCATTGCAGCTTACGCGGTTTTCCGCAGAACCGCTAAACTCAAACTGCCGCCCGATCCGGTTACTTTTTGCGAAGATGCGTTCTTTGACTTATTACTAGGACAGGTAGACCATGTTGAAATTCTGCCTTTTTTCATCAATCCCGCGGTCAAAACTTTAATGGCTTACGATGCGGACAACAAAACCGAATTAGTGAGGACGCTGGATGCCTATCTTGAATATGGTGAAAATCTTACTCACACCGCAAAACACCTTTACATTCACTTCAATACATTGCGCTATCGTCTTAATCACATAAGCGAGTTGACTGGATTGAATCTAAAAGACGCTGAAACCTGTTTTAAGCTCGGTGCCAGCTTTAAGGTCCGATGCTATTTAGAACACCGGCAACTTCTCACCCATCATCCCAAATAA
- a CDS encoding SDR family NAD(P)-dependent oxidoreductase, whose translation MKEFKGKVMFITGAAHGFGRVIAEEGAKRGMKLALIDIDDAALNETYQMVIARGADAIMVPADVTKESAVNEAIDQTLHAFKQIDLLINDAGIALPGRMWELPTRDWEWILHVNVMSQVYAMKRIIPIMMAQKTHGVILNVASIAGLVDTPGMPAYHASKFASVGMTEATAYDLQRAGADIEMHVMCPGFVQTDLYHTEQHRPKQYSDPSDPYYQSEAFLKGQQFAKYVITNGMPIDTIAATVFKALEDNQFYILTHPQFNPLILDRVNRIVKNGAPDVHVMDGIM comes from the coding sequence TTGAAAGAATTTAAAGGTAAAGTCATGTTCATTACCGGCGCAGCTCACGGATTTGGTCGGGTGATTGCTGAGGAAGGTGCTAAGCGGGGGATGAAGCTGGCCTTGATCGACATTGATGATGCGGCACTTAACGAAACTTATCAAATGGTGATTGCCCGTGGTGCAGATGCCATCATGGTTCCAGCAGACGTGACCAAAGAATCAGCGGTCAATGAAGCAATTGACCAAACGCTACACGCTTTTAAACAAATTGATTTACTGATTAATGATGCCGGTATTGCTTTACCTGGTCGAATGTGGGAATTACCAACGCGCGATTGGGAATGGATCCTGCACGTCAATGTTATGAGCCAGGTTTATGCCATGAAGCGAATCATTCCAATCATGATGGCACAGAAAACGCATGGCGTTATTCTGAACGTTGCTTCGATTGCCGGATTGGTCGACACGCCAGGAATGCCTGCCTACCACGCTAGTAAATTTGCTAGCGTCGGTATGACGGAAGCGACAGCATATGATTTGCAACGCGCCGGAGCCGATATTGAGATGCACGTCATGTGTCCGGGTTTTGTCCAAACCGATCTCTACCACACAGAACAACATCGTCCTAAACAATACAGCGATCCAAGTGACCCTTACTATCAAAGTGAAGCGTTTTTGAAAGGACAGCAATTTGCCAAGTACGTGATTACGAACGGCATGCCAATTGATACTATTGCGGCGACTGTTTTCAAAGCACTTGAAGACAATCAGTTCTATATTCTGACCCACCCGCAATTCAATCCACTGATTTTGGATCGGGTTAATCGCATCGTGAAGAATGGTGCGCCAGATGTTCACGTAATGGACGGCATTATGTAA
- a CDS encoding acetoacetate decarboxylase family protein has translation MSSYVVSQTDVKNFLNLPSMNDQEGISFAYATDEKVLAKLIPKPLKLVAPIVCGYVVQRGKPSFGGPYLEQTLFALVSYQDKMVGSYPLTLLLHGPGAESGLVAGREGAGIPKKLADRIELRRNDNQATASVDRHGKTLLTVDWEAGDVNDPSILKTFGSQFALNKPSEMNSFFFTYDLNQDDHGANHFTNVELVATQMQSLADRVEPGKLKIKVDSTEDDPFGELPVLKPLGAMWYHFATSTMVKTLHLEKVDAEKTAPYLITGRYDRSMMNPLATTYII, from the coding sequence ATGTCGAGCTATGTTGTGTCACAGACAGACGTTAAGAATTTTCTGAATTTACCAAGCATGAATGACCAAGAAGGGATCAGTTTTGCTTATGCTACCGATGAAAAAGTACTAGCTAAACTCATTCCGAAACCGTTGAAATTGGTTGCACCGATCGTTTGCGGATATGTAGTTCAAAGGGGGAAACCCAGTTTTGGTGGACCTTATCTAGAACAAACACTATTTGCGCTTGTCAGTTATCAAGACAAAATGGTGGGATCTTACCCGTTGACGCTATTGTTACATGGCCCTGGTGCCGAATCAGGATTGGTCGCTGGACGTGAAGGCGCGGGTATTCCTAAGAAGCTGGCAGATCGCATCGAACTGCGGCGCAACGACAATCAAGCAACTGCTTCGGTTGATCGCCATGGTAAAACCTTATTGACAGTGGACTGGGAAGCAGGAGACGTTAACGATCCGTCAATACTGAAAACTTTTGGCAGCCAGTTTGCGTTGAATAAACCCTCGGAAATGAATAGCTTTTTCTTCACTTATGATCTAAATCAAGACGATCATGGAGCAAATCATTTTACAAATGTTGAGCTTGTTGCGACGCAAATGCAGTCACTAGCTGATCGCGTTGAACCCGGTAAGTTGAAAATTAAAGTTGATTCAACTGAGGATGATCCATTCGGTGAATTACCTGTTCTCAAACCACTCGGCGCTATGTGGTACCATTTTGCAACGTCAACGATGGTCAAGACGCTGCACTTGGAGAAAGTCGATGCTGAAAAAACAGCTCCTTACCTGATCACAGGCCGTTATGACCGCAGCATGATGAATCCGTTAGCGACCACCTATATTATTTGA
- a CDS encoding nitroreductase family protein, producing MTDTVAAPKLTNNDLANVMFDRHSVRKFDPNVKISRDELQEMIKEATTAPSACNLQSWHFVIIDTPEAKEKLKKAAMKFNYPQIDTSSAIIFIAGDTQSHEVYRDVWTKVFKAGKISKEKLDQIFNTFLPLYEHASPEFLTLDATIDGAMVGMQLLLLARAHGYDANPWSGYDFKTIIPTLGLDPKRFVPVMAIAIGKAAEKPLKTDRYDVNQLIDYLA from the coding sequence ATGACAGACACAGTAGCAGCACCAAAGTTAACAAACAACGATTTGGCCAATGTGATGTTTGACCGCCATTCGGTCCGGAAGTTTGATCCCAACGTCAAAATCAGCCGGGATGAATTGCAGGAAATGATCAAGGAGGCAACCACCGCACCCTCAGCATGCAACTTGCAATCGTGGCATTTTGTCATCATCGATACACCGGAAGCAAAAGAAAAGTTGAAGAAAGCGGCCATGAAGTTCAACTATCCGCAAATCGATACGAGTTCCGCGATTATTTTCATTGCAGGGGATACGCAATCGCACGAAGTTTATCGCGATGTCTGGACCAAAGTTTTCAAGGCCGGCAAGATCAGCAAAGAGAAACTTGATCAGATTTTCAATACGTTCTTGCCACTTTATGAACACGCCTCGCCGGAGTTCCTGACCCTAGACGCAACCATTGATGGTGCGATGGTCGGCATGCAACTGCTTTTGCTGGCGCGCGCTCACGGGTATGACGCCAATCCTTGGTCTGGCTACGACTTTAAAACGATTATTCCAACGTTGGGACTGGATCCGAAACGGTTTGTGCCGGTTATGGCGATTGCGATTGGGAAAGCAGCGGAAAAGCCACTGAAAACCGACCGTTACGATGTCAATCAGTTAATTGACTACTTGGCATAA